The genomic region GCCCAAACAAGCATGGACAAAAGCCCACTTCAGTACAATACCCAAGGTGGACAATATATGCAACAACACTTGTgaggtattcaattccagaattcTGCAGTATAGATGCAAGCCTATTATCACAATGCTTGAAGAAATTAGAAGTTATATCATGAGAACCATGGCTGCTCGCAAGGTTAAACTTTCTGGAAAACCTGGACCATTATGTCCAGTGCAGTATAAAAGACTAGAAAAAGAATTCCATTTTGCTAATCAATGGACTCCCATTTGGTGTGGTGATAACATGGGCCTGAGATATGAGGTTCACATGTGGGGGAATAAGGTTGAGGTCAATTTAGGTGAATGGACATGCACTTGTGGAGTATGGCAACTAACAGGTTGTGttctttatagttttttttttcattcctaacCTACATGTGTGCTGATTTTACAACTTTGATGTAGGGATGCCATGCCGACATGCCATTGCAACAATAACTCACAAAGGAGGGAAGCCTGAGGACATGTGTCATGAGTGGCTGCCAATAGAAGCTTATAATAAGACATACCAGCATTTTATTGAACCAGTCCAAGGACCACAATATTGGGCCCAGACACAGTATACACACCCTGTTCCACCACATAAAAGGGTCCAAAGAGGAAGgccaaagaaaaatagaaggagATCTGTAGATGAGGACAATGTCACAGGACATAAGCTAAAGAGGAAATTGGCTGAGTTTACATGTGGAAGGTGTGGCCAAACCAATCATAACATTAGAAGCTGTAAAAATATTGGAGTTCCTGTTAGGCCAAAGAAATATGTTGCACCATCAACTTCAAATGAGGATGACCACCTATTATCTCAAGATGAACAAGCTTTGAATGAGGCTGAAGAAGCTGCTGCTCATGTTCAACAAGATCCGGTGGAGATTAATTTATCTCAGCCTCATTTGTCACAAGATAGTGACATGGAGTTGATGGTAAATATTTGTCACAACAAAGTAGTTTTATCTCAACCTAATTTGTTGCAGCActccatttttatatattacaattaTTCATGTTTGGCATTTACATGTAGGTCCCTGCAACTATTGTTCCACCAATGGCAAGGAATAAGCTAACCATAACAAGAGCCAAACAAAGGAAGGTTGCTGATAAAGATGATGCAGAAAACTGAAGAAgcattttttgttgcattttgaagGTTGCTGAAGACCCATTTTTTGTTGCGCATTTTGAAGGTTGCTGAGTTTGAAGGTTGCTGATGAAGAAAACTGAAGAAgcattttttgttgcattttgatATTAGGATGTGTAGTTGTATATTTTGAAAGCTTCACTGGCATGTGAAATGATGTAAACATTATGGCCTACTGAACAATTGCTTCTAACTACCATGCTTTGGGATGTCAAATATTATGTGAAATTGATCTAAAGTcatgtttcttctctttcttttataaattatacactATGTTGGATTTGGAGTTGGAGTAGGACCACCTAGTTTAGTGCTACTTCAATAActtcaaaaagttatataacaacaaattatatttaataaacttcTCTTTCTTGTGCCATCACctaattctctttcttttatttcaagtTGTCCCTTCGAAATGATATcatgtttcttctctttcttttataaattatacactGTGTTGGATTTGGAGTTGGAGTAGGACCACCTAGTTTAGTGCTACTTCAATAActtcaaaaagttatataacaacaaattatatttaataaacttcTCTTTCTTGTGCCATCACctaattctctttcttttatttcaagtTGTCCCTTCGAAATGATATcatgttt from Glycine soja cultivar W05 chromosome 16, ASM419377v2, whole genome shotgun sequence harbors:
- the LOC114389813 gene encoding uncharacterized protein LOC114389813, which codes for MSDMQKGLIPALQEVMPGAPHRFCVLHLWKNFTKQWKSKELKGIVWQCAKSTNVAEFEGHMAHLKTINCQAWEYLNKWPKQAWTKAHFSTIPKVDNICNNTCEVFNSRILQYRCKPIITMLEEIRSYIMRTMAARKVKLSGKPGPLCPVQYKRLEKEFHFANQWTPIWCGDNMGLRYEVHMWGNKVEVNLGEWTCTCGVWQLTGMPCRHAIATITHKGGKPEDMCHEWLPIEAYNKTYQHFIEPVQGPQYWAQTQYTHPVPPHKRVQRGRPKKNRRRSVDEDNVTGHKLKRKLAEFTCGRCGQTNHNIRSCKNIGVPVRPKKYVAPSTSNEDDHLLSQDEQALNEAEEAAAHVQQDPVEINLSQPHLSQDSDMELMVNICHNKVVLSQPNLLQHSIFIYYNYSCLAFTCRSLQLLFHQWQGIS